A genomic window from Nosocomiicoccus massiliensis includes:
- the rpoD gene encoding RNA polymerase sigma factor RpoD: MSVKKTLSLDENELDMTNIESVKQFLLEKGKQEGELSHEEIADKLQNFDLDSDAMDEFFEQIHTAEIELVNEKDAEDKDDKLDVRDMSAPVGIKINDPVRMYLKEIGRVDLLTAQEEVELAKRIEEGDLEAKNKLAEANLRLVVSIAKRYVGRGMLFLDLIQEGNMGLIKAVEKFDFTKGFKFSTYATWWIRQAITRAIADQARTIRIPVHMVETINKLIRIQRQLLQDLGREPTPEEIGEEMDITADRVREILKISQEPVSLETPIGEEDDSHLGDFIEDVEAQSPSDHAAYEMLKDQLEDVLDTLTDREENVLRLRFGLDDGRTRTLEEVGKVFGVTRERIRQIEAKALRKLRHPSQSKKLKDFMD, encoded by the coding sequence ATGTCTGTTAAAAAGACGCTATCATTAGATGAAAATGAACTAGATATGACGAATATTGAGTCTGTAAAACAGTTCCTATTAGAAAAAGGAAAACAAGAAGGTGAGTTATCTCACGAAGAAATTGCCGATAAGTTACAAAATTTTGACTTAGACTCTGATGCAATGGATGAATTTTTTGAGCAAATTCATACTGCAGAGATTGAACTTGTTAACGAAAAAGACGCTGAAGATAAAGATGATAAATTAGACGTACGTGATATGTCTGCACCAGTCGGTATTAAAATTAACGATCCGGTACGTATGTATTTAAAAGAAATCGGACGCGTTGACTTATTAACAGCTCAAGAAGAAGTTGAACTCGCAAAACGCATTGAAGAGGGAGACTTAGAGGCTAAAAATAAATTAGCAGAAGCAAACTTACGTCTTGTAGTGAGTATTGCTAAGCGTTATGTCGGTCGTGGGATGTTATTCCTTGATCTTATTCAAGAAGGTAATATGGGACTCATTAAAGCTGTTGAAAAATTCGACTTTACGAAAGGGTTTAAATTCTCTACGTATGCAACGTGGTGGATTCGTCAAGCGATTACGCGTGCGATTGCTGACCAAGCGAGAACAATTCGTATCCCTGTTCATATGGTTGAAACGATTAACAAACTCATTCGTATTCAAAGACAATTACTTCAAGATTTAGGGCGTGAACCAACACCTGAAGAAATTGGAGAAGAAATGGACATTACAGCTGACCGCGTAAGAGAAATTTTAAAAATCTCACAAGAACCAGTTTCTCTTGAGACTCCGATTGGTGAAGAAGATGACTCTCACCTTGGTGATTTCATCGAAGACGTTGAAGCACAAAGTCCATCAGACCACGCAGCATATGAAATGCTTAAAGATCAATTAGAAGATGTACTTGATACGTTAACGGACCGTGAAGAGAATGTATTACGTCTTCGTTTTGGTTTAGATGACGGACGTACTCGTACGTTAGAAGAGGTTGGTAAAGTGTTTGGAGTGACACGAGAACGTATACGTCAAATCGAAGCGAAAGCGTTAAGAAAACTACGTCACCCATCTCAATCTAAAAAACTTAAAGATTTTATGGATTAA
- a CDS encoding c-type cytochrome, which translates to MNKNPIIPFLLIIFLGVGLVFLLSSYGATDDGEDTADNGTEQQDGDNASSGDADGESVAKDNCSSCHGQDFSGGMGPALAGTGVDKETFVKDVRNGIEGTAMPAFSESQISDEEIDAIYEFFTK; encoded by the coding sequence ATGAACAAGAATCCAATTATCCCATTCTTACTGATCATCTTCCTAGGTGTCGGACTTGTATTCTTACTTTCTTCGTACGGAGCTACTGATGATGGTGAAGATACTGCTGATAACGGAACTGAACAACAAGACGGAGATAACGCATCTTCTGGAGATGCTGATGGTGAAAGCGTAGCAAAAGATAACTGTTCGTCTTGTCACGGTCAAGACTTCTCTGGTGGTATGGGTCCTGCTTTAGCTGGAACTGGCGTTGACAAAGAAACATTTGTTAAAGATGTTAGAAATGGTATTGAAGGAACTGCAATGCCAGCGTTCTCTGAAAGTCAAATTTCAGATGAAGAAATCGACGCAATTTATGAATTCTTTACTAAGTAA
- a CDS encoding tRNA (adenine(22)-N(1))-methyltransferase, with protein sequence MIDTRLKAVSKYVVGERLLDVGSDHAYLPIYLIEQNKIKYAVAGEVVKGPFENSKSNVKGYKFDDKIDVRLGSGLSVIQKDEQFDTITICGMGGPLIASIIKEGISYLNNTPRFVVSSNVYGESVRREMANLNYKIISEEINFYNNKFYELIVFEYGEDDLSDLEFKFGPINLKDRTNLFLLKLQKDKEHLQHIKSQIEQSSKKTDKLEEITNDINLINQVINHEY encoded by the coding sequence ATGATTGACACGAGACTAAAAGCAGTAAGTAAATACGTTGTTGGAGAAAGATTGTTAGACGTCGGTAGTGACCATGCGTATTTACCTATTTATTTAATAGAACAAAACAAAATTAAATATGCCGTAGCAGGTGAAGTTGTTAAAGGACCGTTTGAAAACTCAAAATCGAATGTTAAAGGATATAAATTTGACGACAAAATCGATGTGAGACTAGGGTCTGGTTTATCTGTTATTCAAAAAGATGAACAGTTTGATACTATTACGATTTGTGGTATGGGCGGTCCTTTAATCGCGTCTATTATAAAAGAAGGCATAAGTTATTTAAATAATACGCCGAGGTTTGTAGTAAGCTCAAATGTTTATGGTGAATCTGTTAGGCGTGAGATGGCCAATTTAAACTATAAAATTATCTCTGAAGAAATAAACTTCTATAATAATAAATTTTATGAACTCATCGTATTTGAATATGGTGAAGACGATTTGAGTGATTTAGAGTTTAAATTTGGACCTATCAATTTAAAAGATAGAACAAATCTTTTTTTATTAAAATTACAAAAAGATAAAGAACACCTACAGCATATTAAAAGTCAAATTGAACAATCGAGTAAAAAAACAGATAAGTTAGAAGAGATTACGAACGACATAAATTTAATTAATCAGGTGATTAATCATGAATATTAA
- a CDS encoding Nif3-like dinuclear metal center hexameric protein, translated as MNIKELMAVLNTVAPFKDAEDWDNVGLLVGSNDNTVTGVMTTLDCNLDVIDEALNENVNTIIAHHPIIFPKISKLDDSYQSKIIKTLIKNDMNLIVMHTNLDHQDDGVSVMIAETLGLKVVSPLIRHDAVTYKLRVNIPKEDKETFKKELSDIGFGNQGDYSECFFEYDVQGQFRPNEHANPTIGTHNELEYVDEVIIEAIFDGSTDKILKMIEAHPYEEPAYDVFTITKPTSNGLGVVAEFNGTMDALVKQIKTSSKTPIVNVVKGNDEKLARVAIVGGSGASFISQAMRQADCLITGDIKYHEAFDAKEQGFNLIDAGHYLEYMMIDGLKNILAEKIALKVVSTNINTNPFM; from the coding sequence ATGAATATTAAAGAGTTAATGGCAGTTCTTAATACAGTTGCACCGTTTAAAGACGCTGAGGACTGGGATAACGTCGGTCTTCTCGTTGGTTCAAATGATAATACAGTCACTGGAGTTATGACGACACTCGACTGTAATTTAGACGTTATTGATGAGGCACTTAATGAAAATGTGAATACAATTATCGCGCATCATCCAATCATTTTTCCAAAAATTTCAAAACTCGATGATAGTTATCAATCAAAAATTATAAAAACCCTTATAAAAAATGATATGAATTTAATCGTAATGCACACAAACCTTGACCATCAAGATGACGGGGTAAGTGTTATGATTGCAGAAACTCTCGGGTTAAAAGTTGTATCTCCTTTAATCCGTCATGACGCGGTGACTTATAAGTTACGCGTGAATATTCCTAAAGAAGATAAAGAAACGTTTAAAAAGGAGTTAAGCGACATTGGATTTGGTAATCAAGGAGACTATAGCGAATGTTTCTTTGAATATGACGTTCAAGGTCAATTTAGACCAAATGAACATGCTAATCCTACAATTGGAACGCATAATGAATTAGAGTACGTAGATGAAGTCATCATTGAAGCAATATTCGACGGAAGTACGGATAAAATATTAAAAATGATCGAAGCACATCCATATGAAGAGCCAGCATATGACGTATTTACGATTACAAAACCAACAAGTAACGGTCTCGGTGTAGTTGCTGAATTTAACGGCACAATGGATGCTTTAGTTAAACAAATAAAGACATCATCAAAGACACCAATCGTTAATGTCGTAAAAGGTAATGACGAAAAATTAGCGCGTGTTGCGATAGTTGGTGGCAGTGGTGCGAGCTTTATCTCTCAAGCGATGAGACAAGCAGATTGCCTCATAACTGGAGACATTAAATACCACGAAGCATTCGATGCAAAAGAACAAGGATTTAATTTAATCGATGCGGGTCATTATTTAGAATATATGATGATCGACGGATTAAAAAATATATTAGCTGAAAAAATTGCTTTAAAAGTCGTATCAACAAACATCAATACGAATCCGTTTATGTAA
- a CDS encoding YfcC family protein: MEKQEKKQKFQMPHIYVILFIIILLASVASYIIPAGTFDREEVNGINVIIADTFHYIDQAPVTFMEFMTAIPRGIQETVIIIFGILAIGAMFGVIEKAGIIDVILNFLIKTFGNKGLLIVPVISFVLALFVAMTGMIEASLIFLPALLPLFLKFGYDRIASTAIILISTVIGFACGLTTAANVGTAHTIAELPLFSGLWYRAIALVIMLTVGIIFVSRYIKKVQKNPEASFVTDNVDNSEFVKEKVEYPKSETRTVIATFVLIVLLVLMAFMIFQYKWYFLELGGYYIFSGILIGLIAGLKPSKIAEYMNDGMRMILLGAFIVGVARAISVVLADGMIMDTIVYGLSKVVVLLPESIIPVAMMVVQGLINFLIPSGSGQAAATMPIIIGIVDLTEMTRQTAVLAFLFGDGFSNIFYPTSGYFMAALAIAKIKYTDWIKFIWPLILVWYTIGAVLLVIAYFINYGPM; encoded by the coding sequence ATGGAGAAACAAGAAAAGAAACAAAAGTTTCAAATGCCACACATTTACGTTATTCTATTTATTATTATCTTGCTTGCATCAGTAGCGTCTTACATTATTCCAGCAGGTACATTCGATCGTGAAGAAGTAAATGGAATTAACGTAATTATTGCAGATACGTTCCACTATATCGACCAAGCACCGGTTACTTTCATGGAATTTATGACAGCGATTCCAAGAGGAATTCAAGAAACTGTTATTATCATATTCGGTATTTTAGCAATTGGTGCGATGTTTGGTGTCATTGAAAAAGCTGGAATTATCGATGTTATTTTAAACTTCCTAATTAAAACATTTGGAAACAAAGGTTTACTTATCGTTCCTGTAATTTCCTTTGTACTTGCACTATTCGTTGCGATGACAGGAATGATTGAAGCATCACTCATTTTCTTACCAGCATTGCTACCCCTATTTTTAAAATTTGGGTATGACCGTATTGCATCAACAGCAATTATATTAATATCAACTGTCATTGGATTTGCTTGTGGTTTAACAACTGCTGCAAACGTCGGTACAGCACATACGATTGCTGAGCTTCCATTATTCTCTGGTCTATGGTACCGTGCAATAGCATTAGTAATTATGCTCACTGTTGGTATTATCTTTGTCAGTCGTTATATTAAAAAAGTACAAAAAAATCCAGAGGCTTCATTTGTTACAGATAACGTTGACAATAGTGAATTTGTAAAAGAAAAAGTCGAATATCCAAAATCAGAGACAAGAACAGTTATTGCAACATTCGTATTAATTGTTTTACTCGTTTTAATGGCATTTATGATTTTCCAATATAAATGGTACTTCTTAGAATTAGGTGGTTACTATATCTTTAGTGGTATTTTAATCGGTCTAATTGCAGGATTAAAGCCATCTAAAATAGCTGAATATATGAACGACGGTATGCGTATGATCTTACTCGGAGCATTCATCGTTGGGGTTGCGAGAGCAATTTCTGTCGTCTTAGCAGATGGTATGATTATGGACACAATTGTATACGGATTAAGTAAAGTTGTAGTACTTTTACCTGAATCAATAATTCCAGTTGCAATGATGGTTGTCCAAGGGTTAATTAACTTCTTAATCCCTTCAGGTAGTGGACAAGCAGCTGCGACGATGCCTATTATTATCGGAATTGTCGACTTAACAGAAATGACAAGACAAACTGCCGTACTTGCATTCCTATTTGGTGATGGGTTCTCAAATATTTTCTACCCAACATCAGGATACTTCATGGCAGCATTAGCAATTGCAAAAATTAAATATACAGACTGGATCAAATTCATTTGGCCGTTAATCCTTGTTTGGTACACAATCGGTGCGGTATTACTCGTCATCGCGTACTTCATCAACTACGGTCCAATGTAA
- a CDS encoding 4-hydroxy-3-methylbut-2-enyl diphosphate reductase, which yields MDIIKISPRGYCYGVVDAMVIAKNASLDKTLPRPIYILGMIVHNKHVTDAFEDEGIITLDGENRLEILEQIEEGTVIFTAHGVSPEVKRRAKEKGLTCIDATCPDVQFTHDLISNKTKEGYEVIYIGKKGHPEPEGAVGVAPEEVHLIETIEDIQLLPNRLHDKKLIVTNQTTMSQWDVQHIMNALKEEFPHIEVHREICMATQVRQEAVAEQAKDADLLIVVGDPKSNNSNRLAQVSKEIAHTNAYRISSLSDLKLEWLDGVETVAVTAGASTPTQIVKEVIDYLSNYDKENVVEPTSTVPREKILPNIKNPKPVKILD from the coding sequence ATGGATATAATTAAAATTTCACCACGTGGATATTGTTACGGTGTCGTCGATGCAATGGTTATTGCCAAAAATGCATCTCTAGATAAGACATTACCTAGACCGATTTATATATTAGGGATGATCGTTCACAATAAACACGTGACTGATGCATTTGAAGATGAAGGGATTATCACATTAGATGGTGAGAATCGCTTAGAAATATTAGAACAAATCGAAGAAGGTACCGTAATCTTTACTGCACATGGTGTGTCACCAGAAGTAAAAAGACGCGCAAAAGAAAAGGGATTAACGTGTATTGATGCGACGTGTCCAGATGTTCAATTTACCCACGATTTAATTTCGAACAAAACAAAAGAAGGTTACGAAGTGATATATATCGGTAAAAAAGGACATCCAGAACCAGAAGGTGCAGTCGGTGTTGCACCAGAAGAGGTCCACTTAATCGAAACGATTGAAGACATTCAATTACTTCCAAATCGTTTACATGATAAAAAACTAATCGTCACGAACCAAACGACGATGAGTCAGTGGGATGTTCAGCATATTATGAATGCATTAAAAGAAGAATTCCCACATATCGAAGTTCATAGAGAAATATGTATGGCAACACAAGTTCGTCAAGAAGCGGTTGCAGAACAAGCAAAAGACGCAGATCTTTTAATTGTCGTTGGAGATCCAAAGAGTAATAACTCTAACCGACTCGCTCAAGTTTCAAAAGAAATTGCTCATACGAATGCGTACCGTATCTCGTCACTCTCTGATTTAAAACTCGAGTGGTTAGATGGAGTTGAAACAGTAGCGGTGACTGCGGGTGCTTCAACACCAACACAAATTGTTAAAGAAGTCATTGACTACTTATCAAACTACGATAAAGAAAATGTAGTAGAGCCAACTTCTACTGTGCCTAGAGAAAAAATATTGCCAAATATTAAAAATCCAAAACCAGTTAAAATACTAGACTAA
- a CDS encoding DEAD/DEAH box helicase, whose amino-acid sequence MNAFKRFNFKEGMLEAIDNIHFTHPTLVQERVIPRILKGSNVIVQSSTGSGKSHAFLLPIINNIQVDEKKVQSIIVAPTRELARQLYNMTTDILESFPKIEAKLFIGGKDFERDKTRAENSPHIAIGTPNRLIELIHSSSLKVSEAKSIVIDEADLSIDLGFLETIDQISNAMDPSAQFLVFSATIPNELRHFLQKYLTHTEVLEIDNTRQKTNIHYSLIPVRSKDKNNKVLELTQSITPYLGFIFANTRERADELYEFLVENGVNVGLFHGGLKPRERKQMIQQIHNLDYHYVVASDLAARGLDFDGASHVINYDIPREIEFFTHRVGRVGRGEYTGVAITLYDPNEEDLIDQIEEKGFTFEHEDLINGQLKPIKKRNKRDTRRRKEVRLDEDVSYKVRKPKKVKPGYKKKMKQQLEQLKKDKRKQYAQNQKRRNKKR is encoded by the coding sequence ATGAACGCATTCAAAAGATTTAATTTTAAAGAAGGTATGCTTGAAGCAATTGATAACATTCACTTTACTCATCCGACTCTCGTTCAAGAAAGAGTTATTCCAAGAATTTTAAAAGGAAGTAATGTTATCGTTCAAAGCTCAACGGGTAGTGGTAAAAGCCATGCGTTTTTATTACCGATTATTAATAACATTCAAGTGGATGAAAAGAAAGTACAGTCAATTATAGTCGCACCAACAAGAGAGTTAGCACGTCAGCTTTATAATATGACAACGGATATATTAGAATCTTTCCCTAAAATTGAAGCGAAATTATTTATCGGTGGTAAAGATTTCGAAAGAGATAAAACACGTGCTGAAAATAGTCCGCATATTGCGATTGGTACTCCGAATAGATTAATAGAACTCATTCATTCATCGAGTTTAAAAGTGTCAGAAGCAAAGTCAATCGTCATTGATGAAGCAGATTTAAGTATTGATTTAGGATTTTTAGAAACGATTGACCAAATTTCTAATGCAATGGATCCGTCCGCACAATTTTTAGTGTTTTCAGCGACAATTCCAAATGAGTTACGTCACTTTTTACAAAAGTATTTAACGCATACTGAAGTGTTAGAAATTGACAATACACGTCAAAAAACTAATATCCATTACAGTCTAATTCCAGTTCGTAGTAAAGATAAAAACAATAAAGTATTAGAATTGACACAATCTATTACACCGTATTTAGGTTTTATTTTCGCAAATACACGCGAACGTGCAGATGAGTTATATGAATTTCTTGTAGAAAATGGGGTAAACGTTGGTTTATTCCACGGTGGTTTAAAACCGAGAGAACGTAAGCAGATGATTCAGCAAATCCATAATCTAGATTATCATTACGTTGTAGCCAGTGATTTAGCTGCACGTGGTTTAGATTTTGACGGAGCGTCCCACGTTATTAACTACGATATCCCTAGAGAAATTGAATTCTTCACACATAGAGTAGGTCGTGTTGGTCGAGGAGAGTATACAGGTGTTGCAATAACACTGTATGATCCAAACGAAGAAGACTTAATCGATCAAATTGAAGAAAAAGGATTCACATTTGAACATGAGGACTTAATTAACGGTCAACTTAAACCGATTAAAAAACGAAACAAACGTGATACGAGACGTCGTAAAGAAGTTCGCTTAGATGAGGATGTTTCATATAAAGTACGTAAACCAAAAAAAGTAAAACCAGGTTATAAAAAGAAAATGAAGCAACAACTCGAACAACTAAAAAAAGACAAGCGTAAACAATATGCGCAAAATCAAAAAAGAAGAAATAAAAAGAGGTAA
- a CDS encoding deoxyribonuclease IV, translating to MLIGSHVPMNGKKMLEGAVETAHSYGENTFMIYTGAPQNTRRKPIEELNIERGQELIKAYGMKDIVVHAPYIINIANTTREGVFDLGVEFLINEVARTEAIGSKQIVLHPGAHVGAGVDAGIESIIKGLNIVLEEKHDVQIALETMAGKGSEIGRNFEEIARIIDGVTHNERLSVTFDTCHVHDSGYDIKNDFDGVLNEFDKTIGVDRIKVVHVNDSKNEVGAKKDRHENYGFGHIGFDALQYIVNHETFKDLPKILETPFVGLDKKDKQPPYKHEIEMIKSGVFDPQLLEKINPNIKS from the coding sequence ATGTTAATCGGATCACACGTACCGATGAATGGTAAAAAGATGTTAGAAGGCGCAGTTGAAACTGCACATTCTTACGGTGAAAATACATTTATGATTTATACAGGTGCACCACAAAACACAAGAAGAAAACCGATTGAAGAGTTAAATATCGAAAGAGGACAAGAACTCATTAAAGCGTATGGTATGAAAGACATCGTCGTACACGCACCATATATCATAAACATCGCAAACACTACACGTGAAGGCGTGTTTGACTTAGGTGTTGAGTTTTTAATTAATGAAGTCGCGCGTACAGAAGCAATTGGTTCAAAACAAATTGTACTTCATCCTGGAGCACACGTTGGTGCGGGTGTAGATGCTGGAATAGAATCAATTATTAAAGGTTTAAACATCGTTTTAGAAGAAAAACACGACGTACAAATCGCTTTAGAGACGATGGCTGGTAAAGGATCAGAAATCGGTCGTAACTTTGAAGAAATCGCGCGTATAATTGACGGGGTCACTCACAACGAGCGTTTAAGCGTTACGTTTGATACGTGTCACGTTCACGACTCAGGATATGACATTAAAAATGACTTTGACGGTGTACTCAATGAATTTGATAAAACAATCGGAGTCGATCGTATTAAAGTCGTTCACGTGAACGATTCTAAAAACGAAGTCGGCGCGAAAAAAGACCGTCATGAGAACTATGGTTTCGGTCATATCGGATTTGACGCATTACAATATATCGTCAATCACGAAACGTTTAAAGATTTACCGAAAATTTTAGAGACACCATTTGTTGGTTTAGACAAAAAAGATAAACAACCCCCATATAAGCATGAAATTGAAATGATTAAAAGCGGTGTGTTTGATCCACAACTACTTGAAAAAATAAATCCAAATATAAAATCATAA
- a CDS encoding metal ABC transporter ATP-binding protein, protein MSTPVFEIRNVSYKYYEKMETTVALKDINLKIERGEFMAIVGPNGSGKSTLIKLILGIKKLQEGEILINGKRMNRRNRETKIGYVSQKAASFAKGFPATVKEVVLSGLTKKRGLFKKFNKEDFKALDEVLDLLDIEDLKNKNIASLSGGQTQRVFIARALINKPEILVLDEPTEGIDAKNVYSFYEVLTRLKESGTTILLVTHDIGVVVDQADTVACLNEHLHFHGSKQDFLKLDEAELSKVYGFPLQLVNHDHTRSCCEVPYAN, encoded by the coding sequence ATGTCAACGCCCGTTTTCGAAATAAGAAATGTATCATACAAATATTATGAAAAAATGGAAACGACAGTGGCATTAAAAGACATAAATCTCAAAATAGAGCGTGGAGAATTTATGGCAATTGTTGGACCGAATGGTTCCGGTAAATCTACATTAATAAAACTAATTCTCGGTATTAAGAAGTTACAAGAAGGCGAGATTTTAATTAATGGTAAGCGAATGAATCGTAGAAATCGAGAAACAAAAATTGGTTATGTATCTCAAAAAGCGGCATCATTTGCTAAAGGGTTTCCTGCGACTGTAAAAGAAGTCGTATTAAGTGGTCTAACAAAAAAGCGTGGACTATTTAAAAAGTTTAACAAAGAAGATTTTAAAGCACTCGATGAAGTGTTAGATTTACTCGACATAGAAGATTTAAAAAATAAAAACATTGCGAGTCTTTCAGGAGGACAAACACAGCGCGTATTTATCGCTCGTGCTCTAATTAACAAACCAGAGATCCTAGTATTAGATGAACCTACAGAAGGGATCGACGCAAAAAACGTCTATAGTTTTTATGAGGTGTTAACACGATTAAAAGAAAGTGGAACGACGATTTTACTCGTCACACATGATATTGGCGTCGTCGTCGATCAAGCGGACACCGTTGCATGCTTAAATGAGCATCTACATTTCCACGGTTCAAAACAAGACTTCTTAAAACTTGATGAAGCGGAGTTATCAAAAGTATACGGGTTTCCGTTACAACTCGTAAATCACGATCATACGAGAAGTTGCTGTGAGGTGCCATATGCTAATTGA
- a CDS encoding metal ABC transporter permease, producing the protein MLIDALQNYAFMRYSFISGLIVGCIAPLLGTFIVVRRLSLIADALSHISLGGITLGVYLSSILSFTINPLITATLFSIIGAVGIEKMRTVYKHFSEISIPIIMSLGIALSVIFLSLANGFNQDLFGYLFGSISAVTKNDLFLISCIGVIVITFVYFLYKEMFLLSFDEEYSEVMKISGFIHFIFIVLVALVISASMRIVGTLLVSAMMTLPVAAAIRVTSSFKTLIAVSILFGEISVILGLILGFYLNIAPGGMIVLVAIFILSMTFIVNRLGVKMNAE; encoded by the coding sequence ATGCTAATTGATGCGCTACAAAACTATGCATTTATGAGATACTCGTTTATTAGTGGTTTAATTGTAGGGTGTATCGCGCCACTTCTCGGAACATTTATCGTCGTTCGAAGACTGAGTTTAATTGCAGATGCACTCTCACATATTTCACTTGGTGGGATTACGCTCGGTGTGTATTTATCGAGCATACTCTCATTTACAATTAACCCACTCATTACTGCAACGCTATTTTCAATTATCGGTGCAGTAGGTATAGAAAAGATGAGAACTGTTTATAAACACTTTTCTGAAATATCGATACCAATAATTATGAGCCTTGGGATTGCATTATCTGTTATATTTTTATCACTAGCAAATGGTTTTAACCAAGACTTATTTGGCTACTTATTCGGAAGCATCAGTGCAGTAACTAAAAATGATTTATTTTTAATTAGCTGTATTGGAGTTATCGTCATTACGTTCGTTTACTTTTTATATAAAGAGATGTTTTTATTATCCTTTGATGAAGAGTATAGCGAAGTGATGAAAATTAGTGGATTTATACATTTTATTTTTATCGTACTCGTTGCGTTAGTTATTAGTGCATCTATGAGAATTGTCGGAACGCTACTCGTCAGTGCGATGATGACATTACCGGTCGCTGCCGCAATTCGAGTGACGTCAAGCTTTAAAACACTTATTGCAGTGAGTATATTATTTGGTGAAATTTCGGTCATACTTGGACTCATATTAGGATTTTACTTAAATATCGCTCCTGGTGGTATGATCGTATTAGTTGCGATTTTTATATTATCTATGACATTTATCGTAAATCGATTAGGAGTGAAGATGAATGCCGAATAA
- a CDS encoding Fur family transcriptional regulator, which translates to MPNNEKERIKTTLKEHGFKLTKQRLSLIEILLEEDRYVTATYVYNKMSEIYDGISYDTIYRNLYTLHEIGVVEETTLDGEMQYMIACSDHHHHHFICDNCGMVKVIHYCPVDEWQKEIPGAKIKGHKIELYGLCSSCQND; encoded by the coding sequence ATGCCGAATAATGAAAAAGAAAGAATTAAAACAACCCTAAAAGAACATGGGTTTAAACTAACAAAACAAAGATTATCTTTAATAGAAATATTACTGGAAGAAGATAGATACGTCACAGCGACATATGTCTATAATAAAATGTCAGAAATATACGACGGTATTAGTTACGATACAATATATAGAAATCTATATACGCTACATGAAATTGGCGTAGTAGAGGAGACGACATTAGACGGTGAGATGCAGTATATGATCGCTTGTAGCGATCACCATCATCACCACTTTATATGCGACAATTGTGGCATGGTAAAAGTCATCCATTACTGTCCAGTAGATGAATGGCAAAAAGAAATACCAGGCGCTAAAATAAAAGGACATAAAATAGAGCTATACGGTTTATGTTCGAGTTGTCAAAATGATTAA